A DNA window from uncultured Fibrobacter sp. contains the following coding sequences:
- a CDS encoding sulfite exporter TauE/SafE family protein encodes MRHDHVILERSDGIHFSTFTPAMELDAAHIALYAAYFVLGAVVSLINSIAGGGSTLSLPIMIFLGLPATVANGTNRIGLIIGNFSSALNLARHGYLNLKLFFQLLIPTFLGALLGACFLVRIGDKLFQAILAVVICLVVVMSNLNKNILGKPPENPPEKLTFKGALGFFVIALYGCIVQVGVGFVQIFGLTRYTGLAPVQINALKNALTNVFLLVSTFALGMTGKINWPIAIIMAGGAWVGGYFGSFLQRKKGNKFIQRFISICSIGMAIALVVDLIVK; translated from the coding sequence TTGCGACACGATCATGTCATCCTGGAGCGTAGCGACGGGATCCATTTTTCTACATTTACGCCTGCAATGGAACTTGATGCCGCACATATCGCCCTTTACGCCGCCTACTTCGTTCTAGGCGCGGTCGTAAGCCTTATCAACAGCATCGCGGGCGGTGGCTCCACGTTGAGCCTTCCTATCATGATATTCCTCGGTCTCCCCGCCACCGTCGCAAACGGCACGAACCGCATCGGGCTTATCATCGGGAACTTCAGCAGCGCACTCAACCTCGCCCGTCACGGCTACCTGAATTTAAAGCTGTTCTTCCAGCTGCTGATTCCCACTTTCCTCGGGGCACTCCTCGGCGCCTGCTTTTTGGTGCGCATCGGAGACAAGCTTTTCCAGGCAATCCTCGCTGTTGTCATCTGCCTTGTGGTCGTGATGAGCAACCTGAACAAGAACATTCTCGGAAAGCCGCCTGAAAATCCTCCCGAAAAATTGACTTTCAAAGGGGCGCTTGGATTTTTCGTCATCGCCCTTTACGGTTGCATCGTGCAGGTCGGTGTGGGTTTCGTACAAATTTTCGGACTTACGCGATACACGGGACTCGCCCCCGTCCAGATAAACGCCCTCAAGAACGCGCTCACCAACGTCTTCCTGCTGGTTAGCACATTCGCCCTCGGCATGACGGGAAAAATCAACTGGCCCATCGCCATCATCATGGCAGGCGGGGCCTGGGTCGGCGGCTACTTCGGCAGCTTCCTGCAGCGCAAGAAAGGCAACAAGTTCATCCAGCGCTTTATCAGCATCTGCAGTATCGGCATGGCCATCGCACTCGTGGTGGA
- a CDS encoding hybrid sensor histidine kinase/response regulator, which produces MFFRAIENEKRLWVQFWLVLLAVAVGVFSLLFYIKSVYQEAIREKTEQTFIASNEKDAAAIEGFLNRGEMVLNSTSRSVENFLQQNAAHAQIESLLVAEFEYHLGQENNIIWNLFGVFQDEFYSGSKWTPSVGYVPSRRPWYQEAFMARGKVGLVAPHITPPENVQVISLSKRLYDKKSVLAVDLYLKDLQACVGEWQYSDMWMLLDKNGLVVTHSNATQQGRNYLSSDYWKTEEHKLARVILMKKGEPFVFNYGGKDYLVISSLLKDRWFMVRFVDSEALWHDLKVASMKIVILAVALYLLFAFVMGLCFVGRIRILRANRSKSGFLNNLSREIRTTVTGMIGLNAVVLKELRDKALKECVKNVQSAAQGLLSLVNDVLDVFKIESGKMSIVSMEYDVFSVLVDCYDENFPKAKAKNLRFVLDCNPDIPSSLWGDETRIRQILNNLLSNAIKFTEVGEVTLSVNFERLPPIGSIKSDEYVMLKFVVKDTGVGIRKEDLDGIFDKYLSDKESPEMLEGMGLGLSLTKELVAKCGGQITVNSHFGEGSSFTVKIPQLVLSVEPMGDFFIRYRNASRKKADGADLFIAPEARVLVVDDVEMNLKVLIGFMKATQVQVDTAVSGEQCLLLVQSRHYDLIFLDHLMPVMDGLDTYRKMVALEVSANRDTPVIALTSEGYDDSKESLLAKGFTDYLPKPIKERDLLRALKWYLPKQKVLSAEDLLNSPADEDALREAIQHSRVDQDLKVSNDDVELVPVTSANPVAKFDSLQEILDVKAGLDYCAEDAEIYMEMLQEYVGSPIYRNVDTCFKNGEWDNYRFYAHVLCDASAAIGASAVAEAFRELENACRESRMNFVRAHHELAMAMHAELIHKIQRGIEP; this is translated from the coding sequence ATGTTCTTTAGAGCCATCGAAAACGAAAAGCGTCTTTGGGTGCAATTCTGGTTAGTTCTGCTTGCCGTTGCAGTGGGAGTGTTTTCACTGCTGTTCTACATAAAGTCTGTCTATCAGGAAGCGATTCGCGAAAAGACGGAGCAGACCTTTATTGCCTCGAACGAAAAGGATGCCGCTGCAATCGAGGGCTTTTTGAACCGTGGCGAAATGGTGCTGAATTCGACGAGCCGATCCGTCGAAAATTTTTTGCAGCAGAATGCGGCGCATGCGCAGATTGAATCCCTGTTGGTTGCGGAATTTGAATATCACCTTGGACAGGAAAACAATATCATTTGGAACCTGTTCGGCGTATTTCAGGATGAATTCTACAGTGGAAGTAAGTGGACTCCTTCCGTAGGCTACGTTCCTTCGCGGCGTCCCTGGTATCAGGAAGCTTTTATGGCCCGCGGAAAGGTGGGCCTTGTGGCCCCGCATATCACTCCGCCCGAAAATGTCCAGGTGATTTCGCTGAGCAAGCGCCTGTACGACAAGAAAAGCGTTCTCGCGGTAGACCTTTACCTGAAGGACTTGCAGGCCTGTGTCGGGGAATGGCAGTATTCGGACATGTGGATGCTTCTGGACAAGAACGGGCTCGTGGTGACGCATTCCAATGCGACGCAACAGGGACGCAACTATCTGTCGTCGGATTATTGGAAAACCGAAGAACACAAACTTGCCCGTGTGATTCTGATGAAAAAGGGTGAACCGTTCGTGTTCAATTACGGTGGCAAGGACTACCTTGTCATATCGTCGCTGCTCAAGGACAGGTGGTTTATGGTTCGCTTTGTCGATAGCGAAGCCCTTTGGCACGACCTGAAGGTCGCCTCTATGAAGATTGTAATCTTGGCGGTAGCCCTTTATTTGCTGTTTGCCTTTGTAATGGGACTTTGCTTTGTGGGCCGTATCCGAATTTTGCGGGCTAACCGTTCCAAGTCGGGTTTCCTGAATAACTTGAGCCGCGAAATCCGCACGACGGTGACGGGGATGATTGGGTTGAACGCCGTTGTCTTGAAGGAGCTTCGCGATAAGGCCTTGAAGGAGTGCGTGAAAAACGTCCAGAGTGCGGCGCAGGGCTTGCTTTCACTAGTGAACGACGTGCTGGATGTGTTCAAAATTGAATCCGGGAAAATGAGCATCGTCTCGATGGAGTATGACGTGTTCTCGGTGCTGGTGGATTGCTATGACGAAAATTTCCCCAAGGCAAAGGCCAAGAATTTACGCTTTGTCCTGGACTGCAATCCCGATATTCCGTCTAGCCTTTGGGGCGACGAAACTCGCATCCGGCAGATTCTGAACAACCTCCTTTCGAACGCCATCAAGTTTACCGAGGTGGGCGAAGTGACCTTGTCGGTGAACTTTGAACGCTTGCCCCCGATCGGAAGCATAAAATCCGATGAATACGTGATGCTCAAGTTTGTGGTCAAGGATACCGGCGTTGGCATTCGCAAGGAAGACTTAGACGGTATTTTTGACAAGTATCTTTCCGATAAGGAATCTCCGGAAATGCTGGAAGGCATGGGGCTTGGCCTGAGCCTTACCAAGGAACTGGTTGCCAAGTGTGGAGGGCAGATTACCGTCAATAGTCACTTTGGCGAAGGTTCTTCGTTTACGGTCAAGATTCCGCAGCTTGTGCTGAGCGTAGAACCGATGGGCGATTTCTTTATCCGCTACAGGAACGCGTCTCGTAAGAAGGCTGATGGTGCGGACCTTTTCATTGCTCCCGAGGCACGGGTGTTGGTGGTCGACGACGTCGAAATGAACTTGAAGGTGCTAATCGGCTTTATGAAGGCTACTCAGGTTCAGGTGGATACCGCCGTGAGTGGGGAACAGTGTCTGTTGCTTGTGCAGTCCAGACATTACGACTTGATTTTCCTGGATCATCTGATGCCCGTGATGGATGGGCTGGATACGTACAGGAAGATGGTTGCTTTGGAGGTGTCTGCGAATCGGGATACTCCGGTCATTGCGCTCACGTCCGAAGGTTACGACGATTCGAAGGAATCTCTTTTGGCGAAAGGCTTTACGGACTACCTGCCTAAGCCCATCAAGGAACGCGATTTGCTGAGGGCGCTCAAGTGGTACCTGCCTAAGCAGAAGGTGCTTTCTGCAGAAGACCTACTGAATTCCCCTGCTGACGAAGACGCCTTGCGTGAGGCGATTCAGCATAGTAGGGTGGATCAGGACCTGAAGGTGTCTAATGACGACGTGGAACTGGTGCCGGTGACAAGTGCGAACCCCGTGGCAAAATTTGATTCGCTACAGGAAATTCTCGATGTCAAGGCGGGACTTGATTACTGCGCCGAAGACGCTGAAATTTATATGGAAATGCTCCAGGAATACGTCGGATCCCCGATTTACCGTAACGTCGATACTTGCTTCAAGAATGGCGAATGGGACAACTACCGTTTTTATGCACACGTCCTTTGTGATGCGTCTGCTGCAATCGGGGCTAGTGCCGTGGCGGAGGCTTTCCGTGAACTGGAAAATGCTTGCCGCGAGTCCAGGATGAACTTTGTGCGAGCGCACCATGAACTTGCCATGGCGATGCATGCGGAATTGATCCATAAGATTCAGAGGGGGATAGAACCGTGA
- a CDS encoding serine hydrolase, giving the protein MKFDREKLTGLLKTAESEGIFNKAVAGFILPDGHREIISLNTPENTVFDVASLTKVCPTSTLALSYILEGSLSVDTKVIDYIPELQTNYRENIRIFHLLTHSLDYRVPMKTLRTLPAEGILNALYTYQFEKAPGADFNYGNPASVLLGIILQRLKGKDLQQQGRERFFIPLGMTRSGWDPLSRDWNPIPKSEISPTEICSFRGREICGEIHDESAWVLRKLFPVGSAGMFSCVPDLLNFVQMILNDGISAEDARVAPAGILKMVSENAFALPSASKYSSAKDACTALGWELNSEKFMGTHVSPHTFGKTGFTGASIVADPDQGAAVVLLSNFTYPHREANADRIHAFRAKLSDAFFE; this is encoded by the coding sequence ATGAAGTTCGACAGAGAAAAATTGACAGGTCTGCTCAAGACGGCAGAATCCGAAGGAATTTTCAACAAGGCGGTCGCCGGATTCATTCTGCCCGACGGTCATCGCGAAATCATTTCGCTCAATACACCCGAAAACACGGTGTTCGACGTCGCCTCGCTCACGAAGGTTTGCCCCACGTCCACGCTCGCCCTGAGTTACATTCTTGAAGGATCGCTATCGGTAGACACGAAGGTCATCGACTACATTCCCGAACTACAGACAAACTACCGCGAAAACATCCGCATTTTTCACCTGTTGACCCACAGCCTCGATTACCGCGTTCCCATGAAAACGTTGCGTACACTCCCTGCAGAAGGAATCCTGAATGCGCTTTACACGTACCAGTTTGAAAAGGCACCCGGCGCGGACTTCAACTACGGTAACCCCGCGAGCGTGTTGCTCGGAATCATCCTGCAGCGGCTCAAGGGCAAGGACCTGCAGCAACAGGGCCGCGAGCGTTTTTTCATTCCGCTCGGCATGACGCGTTCCGGCTGGGATCCGCTCTCACGCGACTGGAATCCGATTCCCAAAAGCGAAATTTCGCCGACGGAAATCTGCAGTTTCAGGGGCCGCGAAATCTGCGGTGAAATCCACGACGAAAGCGCCTGGGTGCTGCGGAAACTTTTCCCTGTCGGTAGCGCAGGCATGTTCAGCTGCGTGCCCGACCTGCTGAACTTTGTACAGATGATCTTAAACGACGGTATTTCTGCTGAAGACGCGCGGGTCGCCCCCGCAGGCATCTTGAAGATGGTCAGCGAAAACGCCTTTGCGCTCCCCTCCGCCAGCAAGTATTCCTCCGCAAAGGACGCCTGCACCGCCCTCGGCTGGGAACTGAACAGCGAGAAGTTCATGGGAACGCACGTGTCGCCACACACCTTCGGAAAGACAGGATTCACCGGCGCAAGCATCGTCGCCGACCCCGACCAGGGTGCCGCCGTGGTGTTGCTCAGCAACTTCACCTATCCGCACCGCGAAGCAAACGCCGACCGCATCCACGCCTTCCGCGCAAAGCTCTCCGACGCATTCTTTGAGTAG